From Oscillatoria sp. FACHB-1406, a single genomic window includes:
- the fusA gene encoding elongation factor G: protein MTAIPRERIRNIGISAHIDSGKTTLSERILFYTGKIHKIEEVRGGGDGATLDYMELEQQKGITITSAATTCAWNDYQINLIDTPGHVDFTIEVERSLRVLDGGIMVLCGVAGVQSQSFTVDRQMKRYGVPRIAFINKLDRAGADPFRVVQSLKDKLNLSPILLQLPIGLEDEFSGVIDLIEMRACTFEGENGENWTKQPIPDSLQAEAQAARDHLLDRISLYSDAIVANLLAEQEVPSELIWEALRQATLKLEIVPVLLGSAYKNKGVQNLLDAVTLYLPSPLDRKIVTATNVKTGEEVNLEANPDAPFVGLAFKLTDDEFGQLTYVRIYAGRIVKGTRVINSRTGSPVRVSRIVRLHADERQDIENAEAGDIVAFMGVDCASGDTLCAPERVLSLEAMFVPEPVITLAITPKSQEDSVRMAKALNRFVKEDPTLRASSDPEANEILISGMGELHLEIYLERMRREYNAEVYVGKPAVAYRETIARSASFDYTLKKQTGGSGQYARVVGSIEPCEEGFSFENRVVGGAIPKQFIPGCEKGFRDAIATGRLRGYPVVNVKVILSGGDFHPIDSSENAFRFAAHQGFEQAFDRANPLMLEPIMLVEVETPSQFVGRIQGDLLSRRGTPIGSEVAADYTVLRVEVPLAEMFGYSTNLRSATQGMATFSMEFSGYRPMAEKVGAAVR, encoded by the coding sequence ATGACTGCTATCCCGCGAGAACGCATTCGCAATATCGGCATTTCCGCCCACATCGACTCCGGAAAAACGACCTTGAGCGAGCGAATCTTGTTCTACACCGGCAAAATCCACAAAATTGAGGAGGTGCGCGGCGGTGGCGATGGCGCAACACTGGACTACATGGAACTCGAGCAGCAGAAGGGCATTACCATTACCTCTGCGGCGACGACTTGCGCTTGGAATGACTATCAAATCAACCTCATCGATACACCGGGTCACGTTGACTTTACCATCGAAGTAGAGCGATCGCTGCGGGTTCTCGACGGCGGCATCATGGTGCTGTGCGGCGTTGCGGGCGTGCAGTCCCAATCCTTTACCGTAGACCGGCAAATGAAGCGCTACGGCGTACCGCGCATTGCGTTTATCAATAAACTCGATCGCGCCGGAGCCGATCCCTTCCGCGTCGTACAATCGCTCAAAGATAAACTCAACCTCAGCCCAATTCTGCTTCAACTGCCCATCGGCTTGGAAGACGAATTTAGCGGCGTTATCGACCTCATCGAAATGCGCGCCTGCACCTTTGAGGGCGAAAATGGGGAAAATTGGACGAAACAGCCGATTCCCGACTCCCTGCAAGCCGAAGCGCAAGCAGCGAGAGACCATCTGTTAGACCGCATTTCCCTTTATTCCGATGCCATTGTTGCCAACCTCCTCGCCGAACAAGAAGTTCCCAGCGAACTGATTTGGGAGGCGTTGCGCCAAGCGACATTGAAACTAGAAATCGTTCCCGTCCTCCTGGGTTCTGCCTACAAAAATAAAGGCGTGCAGAACCTACTCGATGCTGTCACCCTTTATCTTCCCTCGCCCTTAGACCGAAAAATCGTTACTGCAACGAACGTCAAAACGGGCGAAGAAGTTAATCTCGAAGCCAATCCCGACGCACCCTTTGTCGGACTTGCCTTCAAACTCACCGACGACGAATTCGGGCAACTGACCTACGTCCGCATTTACGCCGGACGTATCGTCAAGGGAACCCGCGTCATTAACAGTCGCACGGGTTCGCCCGTCCGCGTCAGTCGTATCGTGCGCCTCCACGCCGACGAACGCCAAGACATCGAAAACGCGGAAGCAGGCGATATCGTCGCCTTTATGGGTGTTGACTGCGCCTCTGGGGATACCCTCTGCGCGCCGGAACGGGTGCTTTCCTTAGAAGCAATGTTCGTCCCGGAACCCGTGATTACCCTCGCGATTACGCCCAAATCTCAAGAGGATTCGGTGCGGATGGCGAAGGCGTTAAACCGCTTTGTGAAGGAAGATCCGACCTTGCGCGCCAGCAGCGACCCGGAGGCGAACGAAATACTGATTTCGGGGATGGGAGAACTGCATCTAGAGATTTATCTGGAACGGATGCGGCGGGAGTATAACGCGGAGGTGTATGTCGGCAAACCGGCAGTGGCGTATCGGGAAACGATCGCGCGATCGGCTAGCTTCGACTATACCCTCAAAAAACAAACGGGAGGGTCGGGGCAGTACGCGCGCGTGGTAGGGAGCATTGAACCTTGTGAAGAGGGCTTCAGCTTTGAAAATCGTGTGGTTGGGGGCGCAATTCCCAAGCAGTTTATCCCGGGCTGCGAGAAGGGATTTCGGGACGCGATCGCGACCGGACGCTTGCGAGGCTACCCCGTGGTCAACGTCAAAGTCATTCTCTCTGGCGGTGACTTTCACCCCATCGACTCCAGCGAAAACGCCTTCCGATTTGCCGCCCATCAAGGCTTCGAGCAAGCCTTCGATCGCGCTAACCCTTTAATGTTAGAGCCGATTATGCTCGTTGAAGTCGAAACGCCCAGCCAATTTGTCGGACGCATTCAAGGCGACTTACTCTCGCGGCGCGGAACGCCCATCGGTTCCGAAGTCGCCGCCGATTACACCGTCCTGCGCGTCGAAGTTCCCTTAGCCGAAATGTTCGGCTATTCCACCAACTTGCGATCCGCCACTCAAGGAATGGCAACCTTTTCGATGGAATTTTCCGGCTATCGCCCGATGGCTGAAAAGGTTGGGGCGGCTGTTCGTTAG
- a CDS encoding Uma2 family endonuclease, whose protein sequence is MIQALLKPITFDEFIAEYPENSECRYELHNGAIIEMPKPTGDHSEVAGFIIAELNFEIRKDEKSGFIPRECIVKAANEMSGYEPDAVVLNRQALSNESRWKKESVITIGKSVCLIVEVVSTNWRDDYGYKLVDYEALGIPEYWIVDYLGLGGRRYIGDPKQPTLSMCRLVDGEYQIQQFRGNDRIKSSAFPNLDLTAHQIFNAQR, encoded by the coding sequence ATGATTCAAGCCCTACTCAAACCGATAACGTTTGACGAATTCATAGCTGAATATCCAGAGAATTCTGAATGTCGCTATGAACTTCATAACGGAGCCATTATTGAAATGCCAAAGCCAACGGGAGACCATTCTGAAGTTGCTGGCTTTATTATTGCAGAACTGAACTTTGAGATTCGCAAAGATGAAAAATCCGGGTTCATTCCGAGAGAATGTATTGTCAAAGCCGCAAATGAAATGTCCGGCTATGAACCCGATGCGGTTGTTCTCAATCGTCAAGCTTTAAGCAACGAATCGCGCTGGAAAAAAGAATCGGTTATTACCATTGGAAAGTCGGTCTGTTTGATTGTTGAAGTCGTTTCTACAAATTGGAGAGATGACTATGGGTATAAACTGGTCGATTACGAAGCATTAGGCATTCCTGAATACTGGATTGTCGATTATTTAGGATTGGGTGGCAGACGCTATATTGGCGATCCAAAACAGCCAACGCTTTCCATGTGTCGATTGGTAGATGGAGAATACCAAATTCAGCAATTTCGAGGCAACGATCGCATAAAATCTTCTGCTTTTCCCAATTTAGATTTAACAGCCCATCAAATTTTTAACGCTCAAAGATAA
- the msrB gene encoding peptide-methionine (R)-S-oxide reductase MsrB, with protein MGTSKKDFEIEKSDGEWRESLSPEQFHVLRKHGTERAFTSPLDKKYESGTYLCAGCGQELFNSETKFNSGTGWPSFYAPMEGATETTVDRSLFMTRVEVHCSRCGGHLGHVFEDGPKPTGQRYCMNGVALEFIPDSPTKES; from the coding sequence ATGGGAACATCTAAAAAAGATTTTGAAATTGAAAAAAGCGACGGCGAATGGCGCGAAAGCCTTAGCCCAGAACAATTCCACGTTCTGCGCAAGCATGGCACCGAGCGCGCCTTTACTAGCCCCCTCGACAAAAAATACGAGTCCGGGACTTATCTGTGCGCGGGATGCGGTCAAGAGCTTTTTAACTCGGAGACGAAGTTTAATAGCGGTACGGGTTGGCCGAGTTTTTACGCACCGATGGAAGGGGCGACGGAAACTACGGTTGACCGTTCGTTATTTATGACGCGGGTGGAAGTGCATTGCAGTCGTTGCGGCGGACATTTGGGTCACGTTTTTGAGGACGGCCCGAAACCGACGGGACAGCGCTATTGTATGAATGGGGTGGCGCTGGAGTTTATCCCCGATTCGCCGACGAAAGAGAGTTAA
- a CDS encoding GNAT family N-acetyltransferase: MQIGFQPASQAHVPLLAEFMQRFYAIDHYPFDEGIVRDALVGLIANDSLGRIWLIEWGGIAVGYVVLTFSYSLEYGGRNAFIDELYLEENYRGQGIGTEAVRFIEEMCQELGVKALHLEVEPGNIRGQSLYRKRGFKMHERHLMTRRFAFLCLSAGGDNPQS, encoded by the coding sequence ATGCAAATCGGTTTCCAGCCCGCCAGTCAAGCTCATGTTCCCTTATTAGCGGAATTTATGCAGCGATTCTACGCTATTGACCATTATCCCTTCGATGAGGGGATTGTTAGAGATGCCTTAGTCGGACTGATTGCCAACGATTCTTTAGGACGCATCTGGCTGATCGAGTGGGGGGGGATTGCTGTGGGCTATGTGGTATTAACGTTTAGCTACAGTTTGGAGTATGGGGGACGAAATGCCTTCATTGATGAGTTGTATCTCGAGGAAAACTATCGAGGTCAAGGCATCGGTACGGAAGCCGTTCGGTTTATCGAAGAAATGTGCCAGGAATTAGGGGTTAAAGCCTTACATCTGGAAGTGGAACCGGGCAATATAAGAGGGCAATCTTTGTATCGGAAACGGGGTTTTAAGATGCACGAGCGCCATTTAATGACCAGGCGGTTTGCTTTTCTATGTCTATCAGCAGGTGGAGACAATCCTCAAAGCTAA
- a CDS encoding type II toxin-antitoxin system VapC family toxin: MSYLLDTNTCIQYLVRRSSSIATRMAAQSRSEIFLCDVVKAELYYGAYKSTRRNNNLVLFEEFFNEFMSLPFDGKAAKIYGEIRMELESRGIPIGPYDLQIAAIALSNNLTLVTHNVREFSRVVGLRWEDWEV, translated from the coding sequence ATGAGTTACCTTTTAGACACTAATACTTGTATTCAATATCTGGTTCGTCGAAGTTCTTCAATCGCGACTCGTATGGCCGCCCAATCTCGATCGGAAATTTTTCTCTGCGATGTTGTAAAAGCTGAACTTTATTACGGGGCTTATAAAAGCACTCGTCGAAATAACAATCTTGTTTTATTTGAAGAGTTTTTTAACGAATTTATGAGTTTGCCCTTCGACGGCAAGGCTGCAAAAATTTATGGGGAAATTAGAATGGAACTTGAAAGTCGAGGAATTCCTATCGGTCCCTACGACTTACAAATTGCAGCGATTGCACTATCCAACAATCTCACCCTCGTCACTCACAATGTCCGAGAGTTTAGTCGAGTTGTCGGTTTGCGGTGGGAAGATTGGGAAGTTTGA
- a CDS encoding type II toxin-antitoxin system HicB family antitoxin, with amino-acid sequence MKWRVILEPDVETNDWAVWCPELPGCVSAGTTQEEVLSNIQEAIELYLQPEPVELLPGAVICEVTVG; translated from the coding sequence ATGAAATGGCGAGTCATACTCGAACCCGATGTCGAAACAAATGATTGGGCAGTTTGGTGTCCGGAGTTACCAGGATGCGTCTCGGCTGGTACGACACAAGAAGAAGTACTTAGCAATATTCAGGAAGCTATAGAGCTTTATTTACAACCAGAACCCGTTGAATTGCTGCCGGGGGCTGTTATCTGTGAGGTAACAGTTGGATAA
- a CDS encoding type II toxin-antitoxin system HicA family toxin: MNADAVERILRRYNFELISQKGSHRKWRNKSKDIQVIVPYHRGRDLPTGTLRNIMVTAMIPERKWQSP; the protein is encoded by the coding sequence ATGAATGCTGATGCTGTCGAGCGTATATTACGGCGGTATAATTTTGAATTGATTTCTCAAAAAGGGAGCCATCGAAAGTGGCGCAATAAGTCAAAAGATATTCAAGTTATTGTGCCTTATCATCGGGGCAGAGATTTACCAACAGGAACATTACGCAACATTATGGTAACGGCGATGATTCCCGAGCGAAAATGGCAGTCTCCATAA
- a CDS encoding glycosyltransferase family 39 protein has translation MTLNAEESKNENYIKKQFGFRLRSLTDIQWLVIFCLAAIALWTISLGNVPLRDWDEGSHAMVSRELYRTGNWLYLTFFGQPYFMKPPLGYWIVASSYHLFGGVSELTTRLPVALLTAMGVPLLYLVGREVFPRRLSAILSASVYLTLLPVVRHGRLMMLDGLVNTFFILLLFALLKARKQRLWAIAIGVCLAAIALTKGILVFPLWAIAGALILCDRDWKIFKNPYAWLGLILGATFALSWYYSQWLKYGDLFIQVHLGSQNFDRIATVVEGNDGPPWYYLIELLKYSFPWLLFWPGGLILAWQHSSFSSLDRLKKGTPNSWANLILVGTIIFLTTISLMGTKLPWYVMPLYPFFALAVGAKLTQLAEKPKRYSLFLVAFFGLLTFVGFAGCGYFIVADPQPTLILMGIGVAVTMGLTAWRMQKRDRIFIPILAIGMYLSLALLMTSTSWNWELNEQFPVVRIGALIRENTPRERVIYTSFAYNRPSLDFYSDRAVNPADLPALRQHWQSGDYLLLDASALAQLSPPQRAILGTADGFTLVGPISQ, from the coding sequence TTGACTTTGAACGCTGAAGAATCCAAAAACGAAAATTATATCAAAAAGCAATTCGGATTTCGCCTTCGTTCACTGACAGACATTCAGTGGCTGGTAATATTTTGTCTGGCTGCGATCGCATTATGGACGATTTCTCTAGGGAATGTTCCCCTGCGCGATTGGGATGAAGGTTCTCATGCAATGGTTTCGCGCGAACTATACCGTACCGGAAATTGGCTCTATTTAACCTTTTTCGGGCAGCCCTATTTTATGAAACCGCCGTTAGGGTATTGGATTGTCGCAAGCAGCTATCACCTATTTGGGGGCGTTAGCGAACTGACGACGCGCCTTCCGGTGGCACTGCTGACGGCGATGGGCGTACCGCTGCTTTACCTCGTCGGGCGCGAAGTGTTTCCCCGCCGCCTCAGCGCGATTTTGTCCGCTTCGGTATATTTAACGCTACTACCAGTGGTGCGTCACGGGCGCTTAATGATGCTGGACGGACTGGTGAATACTTTTTTCATTTTGCTGCTGTTCGCCCTATTGAAGGCGCGAAAACAGCGGTTGTGGGCGATCGCGATCGGGGTATGTCTTGCCGCGATCGCGCTAACGAAGGGAATCCTCGTTTTTCCCTTGTGGGCGATTGCGGGGGCGTTGATTTTGTGCGATCGCGATTGGAAAATCTTTAAAAATCCCTACGCTTGGTTGGGCTTAATTTTAGGGGCAACGTTTGCCCTCAGTTGGTATTATTCCCAATGGCTAAAATACGGCGATCTATTCATTCAAGTACATTTAGGCTCTCAAAATTTCGATCGCATTGCAACCGTTGTTGAAGGCAACGATGGCCCGCCGTGGTACTACCTCATCGAACTTCTTAAGTATAGTTTTCCTTGGCTATTATTTTGGCCGGGAGGATTAATTTTAGCTTGGCAGCATAGCAGTTTTTCATCGCTCGATCGCTTGAAAAAAGGAACTCCCAATAGTTGGGCAAACTTAATCTTAGTCGGGACAATTATTTTCCTCACCACGATTTCCTTGATGGGAACGAAACTGCCGTGGTATGTCATGCCCTTGTATCCCTTTTTTGCGCTGGCGGTCGGGGCAAAGTTAACGCAACTCGCAGAAAAACCAAAAAGATATTCTCTATTTTTGGTCGCGTTTTTTGGCTTGTTAACGTTTGTAGGCTTTGCAGGGTGCGGTTATTTCATCGTTGCCGATCCGCAACCGACTTTAATATTAATGGGAATTGGGGTTGCCGTGACGATGGGATTAACCGCTTGGCGGATGCAAAAACGCGATCGCATCTTTATCCCCATTCTCGCAATTGGAATGTATCTTTCCCTTGCGTTGCTGATGACTTCCACCTCTTGGAATTGGGAGTTAAACGAACAATTTCCCGTCGTTCGCATCGGCGCGCTGATTCGGGAAAATACGCCACGCGAGCGCGTTATTTATACCTCTTTCGCCTATAATCGTCCTAGTTTGGACTTTTATAGCGATCGCGCCGTCAACCCCGCCGACTTACCCGCCCTGCGCCAACACTGGCAATCGGGAGACTATCTCCTCCTCGATGCAAGCGCCCTCGCCCAATTATCGCCCCCCCAACGCGCAATCCTCGGTACGGCGGACGGATTTACCCTCGTTGGACCGATTTCGCAATAA
- a CDS encoding AAA family ATPase yields MSYELGIIQQMQQPEFYPHPVKEPIELLQTHASYVFLTGDYTYKIKKSVNFGFFDYSTLEKRQHFCQEELRMNRDLAPEIYLEVLPITCDGERYTLQGKGAIIEYAIKMRQFPQTMLWSHLFEQGELTIEWMEELGRTVAAFHQSAKTNDYIRSFGEVEKIKAAFDENYQQSEPYIGRVQTQQQFEETKQFSDRFFECERDLLKQRQARGKIREVHGDLHLKNICLWEGKVRLFDRIEFNEEFRFVDTMYDVAFAVMDLEARGRVDLGNAFLNTYLERTGDWEGLQVLPLYLSRQAYVRAKVNSFLLDDAAVPPEEKEKAKEAAENYYRLAWNYTKTHRGRVAMMSGLSGSGKSTVARQLGREWGAIHLRSDAVRKHLAGLDLQERGDDTIYTPEMNQKTYGRLLELAEMLVQRGFSAILDAKYDRVALRKPVVELCESLQVPLQILYCNAPLDVLRDRVAARSGDISDATPELLARQRAAFESFTPAEQRYVRAVEENFNSVKML; encoded by the coding sequence ATGAGTTACGAACTGGGTATCATTCAACAAATGCAACAGCCGGAGTTTTATCCCCATCCGGTGAAAGAGCCGATTGAACTGCTACAAACTCACGCCTCCTATGTTTTTTTGACGGGAGATTATACTTATAAAATTAAAAAGTCAGTTAACTTTGGTTTTTTTGATTACTCGACGCTCGAAAAACGACAGCATTTTTGCCAGGAAGAGCTACGGATGAATCGGGATTTAGCACCCGAAATTTATCTTGAAGTGTTACCAATTACGTGTGATGGGGAGCGATATACCTTACAAGGTAAGGGCGCAATTATCGAATATGCAATAAAGATGCGACAGTTTCCGCAAACGATGCTCTGGAGTCATTTATTCGAGCAAGGAGAATTAACTATCGAATGGATGGAAGAATTGGGGCGAACGGTAGCCGCATTTCACCAAAGTGCAAAGACGAATGACTATATCCGCAGCTTTGGGGAAGTTGAAAAAATCAAGGCAGCATTTGATGAGAATTATCAACAGAGCGAGCCTTACATTGGAAGGGTACAAACCCAGCAGCAATTTGAGGAAACGAAGCAATTTAGCGATCGCTTTTTTGAGTGCGAACGGGACTTATTGAAGCAGCGACAAGCGCGAGGTAAAATCCGCGAAGTTCACGGCGATTTGCACTTAAAAAATATTTGCTTGTGGGAAGGAAAAGTTCGTTTGTTCGATCGCATCGAGTTTAATGAAGAATTTCGCTTTGTCGATACGATGTACGATGTCGCCTTTGCGGTAATGGATTTGGAGGCGCGGGGGCGCGTCGATTTAGGGAATGCTTTCTTAAATACTTATCTCGAGCGGACGGGCGATTGGGAAGGATTGCAAGTTTTGCCGTTGTACCTAAGTCGTCAAGCTTACGTGCGTGCTAAGGTGAACTCTTTCTTGCTTGATGATGCAGCAGTACCTCCTGAAGAGAAGGAGAAAGCAAAAGAAGCTGCCGAAAATTACTACCGTTTGGCTTGGAATTACACCAAAACCCATCGCGGACGAGTTGCGATGATGTCGGGATTGTCAGGTTCGGGGAAAAGTACGGTAGCGCGCCAGTTAGGGCGGGAATGGGGGGCGATTCACCTGCGATCGGATGCGGTACGCAAGCATCTGGCGGGACTGGATTTGCAAGAGCGGGGAGATGATACAATTTATACGCCTGAAATGAATCAGAAAACGTATGGGCGTTTGTTGGAGTTGGCAGAAATGCTAGTTCAGCGTGGGTTTAGCGCGATTCTTGATGCGAAGTACGATCGCGTCGCTTTGAGAAAACCCGTAGTTGAATTGTGCGAATCGCTACAAGTCCCTTTACAGATTCTCTATTGTAACGCGCCGTTGGACGTACTGCGCGATCGCGTTGCCGCCCGCAGCGGAGACATTTCCGATGCAACCCCCGAACTACTAGCACGCCAAAGGGCAGCATTTGAATCTTTTACGCCCGCAGAACAGCGTTATGTGCGCGCGGTAGAAGAGAATTTCAATTCCGTTAAAATGCTTTAA